A single region of the Brassica rapa cultivar Chiifu-401-42 chromosome A03, CAAS_Brap_v3.01, whole genome shotgun sequence genome encodes:
- the LOC103860844 gene encoding pollen-specific leucine-rich repeat extensin-like protein 1 isoform X1, which translates to MAEKGKEKVTMMKLKVDLECAKCYKKVKKVLCKFPQIRDQLFDEKSNIVIIKVVCCSPEKIMDKLCSKGGGSIKTIEIVQPPKPPQPQPQPQAQPPPQKPKDAPKAAEKPKEGEKPKQPEKPKEAEKPKEAEKPKQAEKPKEADKPAAAKPAPAPAQAPAPAQKQAGPPPQAMPMMSHGQPVAMCYGPYYDGFGGGPAFSGYGMPPQPQPYQSYGRPVYDSWGGGPPPSYRQCNLNRCDYFSEENPQSCSIM; encoded by the exons ATGGCCGAGAAGGGCAAGGAGAAG gtaaCTATGATGAAGTTGAAGGTGGATCTTGAGTGTGCCAAGTGTTACAAGAAGGTCAAGAAGGTTCTTTGCAAATTCCCTC AAATCAGAGACCAACTgtttgatgagaagtctaacaTAGTCATCATCAAGGTGGTTTGCTGCAGCCCTGAGAAAATCATGGACAAACTCTGTTCTAAAGGTGGCGGTTCTATCAAGACCATCGAGATCGTCCAGCCACCCAAGCCGCCTCAGCCTCAGCCTCAGCCACAAGCTCAGCCTCCTCCACAAAAGCCTAAAGATGCTCCCAAAGCCGCCGAGAAGCCTAAAGAGGGCGAGAAGCCTAAGCAGCCTGAAAAGCCCAAAGAGGCTGAAAAGCCGAAGGAAGCTGAGAAGCCTAAACAAGCAGAGAAGCCCAAAGAAGCCGACAAACCCGCAGCGGCTAAACCCGCACCAGCTCCTGCACAGGCACCTGCTCCTGCCCAAAAGCAGGCTGGACCGCCACCACAAGCGATGCCGATGATGTCACATGGGCAACCAGTAGCGATGTGTTATGGGCCATACTATGATGGTTTTGGAGGTGGGCCAGCGTTCAGTGGATACGGAATGCCGCCGCAGCCGCAACCGTACCAGAGTTATGGCCGACCTGTGTATGACAGCTGGGGAGGAGGACCACCACCTAGTTACCGACAATGCAACCTCAACAGATGCGATTACTTCAGCGAAGAGAACCCACAAAGCTGCTCCATCATGTGA
- the LOC103860844 gene encoding pollen-specific leucine-rich repeat extensin-like protein 1 isoform X2: MDKLCSKGGGSIKTIEIVQPPKPPQPQPQPQAQPPPQKPKDAPKAAEKPKEGEKPKQPEKPKEAEKPKEAEKPKQAEKPKEADKPAAAKPAPAPAQAPAPAQKQAGPPPQAMPMMSHGQPVAMCYGPYYDGFGGGPAFSGYGMPPQPQPYQSYGRPVYDSWGGGPPPSYRQCNLNRCDYFSEENPQSCSIM; the protein is encoded by the coding sequence ATGGACAAACTCTGTTCTAAAGGTGGCGGTTCTATCAAGACCATCGAGATCGTCCAGCCACCCAAGCCGCCTCAGCCTCAGCCTCAGCCACAAGCTCAGCCTCCTCCACAAAAGCCTAAAGATGCTCCCAAAGCCGCCGAGAAGCCTAAAGAGGGCGAGAAGCCTAAGCAGCCTGAAAAGCCCAAAGAGGCTGAAAAGCCGAAGGAAGCTGAGAAGCCTAAACAAGCAGAGAAGCCCAAAGAAGCCGACAAACCCGCAGCGGCTAAACCCGCACCAGCTCCTGCACAGGCACCTGCTCCTGCCCAAAAGCAGGCTGGACCGCCACCACAAGCGATGCCGATGATGTCACATGGGCAACCAGTAGCGATGTGTTATGGGCCATACTATGATGGTTTTGGAGGTGGGCCAGCGTTCAGTGGATACGGAATGCCGCCGCAGCCGCAACCGTACCAGAGTTATGGCCGACCTGTGTATGACAGCTGGGGAGGAGGACCACCACCTAGTTACCGACAATGCAACCTCAACAGATGCGATTACTTCAGCGAAGAGAACCCACAAAGCTGCTCCATCATGTGA